Proteins from a single region of Gorilla gorilla gorilla isolate KB3781 chromosome 16, NHGRI_mGorGor1-v2.1_pri, whole genome shotgun sequence:
- the PGBD4 gene encoding piggyBac transposable element-derived protein 4 — protein MSNPRKRSIPMRDGNTGLEQLLAEDSFDESDFSEIDDSDNFSDSALEDDKIRPLSHLESDGKSPTSSDSGRSMKWSARAMIPRQRYDFTGTPGRKVDVSDITDPLQYFELFFTEELVSKITRETNAQAALLASKPPGPKGFSRMDKWKDTDNDELKVFFAVMLLQGIVQKPELEMFWSTRPLLDTPYLRQIMTGERFLLLFRCLHFVNNSSISAGQSKAQISLQKIKPVFDFLVNKFSTVYTPNRNIAVDESLMLFKGPLAMKQYLPTKRVRFGLKLYVLCESQSGYVWNALVHTGPGMNLKDSADGLKSSRIVLTLVNDLLGQGYCVFLDNFNISPMLFRELHQNRTDAVGTARLNRKQIPNDLKKRIAKGTTVARFCGELMALKWCDGKEVTMLSTFHNDTVIEVNNRNGKKTKRPRVIVDYNENMGAVDSADQMLTSYPSERKRHKVWYKKFFHHLLHITVLNSYILFKKDNPEHTMSHINFRLALIERMLEKHHKPGQQHLRGRPCSDDVTPLRLSGRHFPKSIPATSGKQNPTGRCKICCSQYDKDGKKIRKETRYFCAECDVPLCVVPCFEIYHTKKNY, from the coding sequence atgtcaaatcctagaaaacgtAGCATTCCTATGCGTGATGGTAATACCGGTCTCGAACAGTTGTTGGCtgaagattcatttgatgaatctgATTTTTCGGAAATAGATGATTCTGATAATTTTTCGGATAGTGCTTTAGAAGACGATAAGATCAGGCCTCTGTCCCATTTAGAATCTGATGGAAAGAGCCCTACATCAAGTGACTCAGGGCGCTCTATGAAATGGTCAGCTCGTGCTATGATTCCACGTCAAAGGTATGACTTTACCGGCACACCTGGCAGAAAAGTCGATGTCAGTGATATCACTGACCCATTGCAGTATTTTGAACTGTTCTTTACTGAGGAATTAGTTTCAAAAATTACTAGAGAAACAAATGCCCAAGCTGCCTTGTTGGCTTCAAAGCCACCGGGTCCGAAAGGATTTTCACGAATGGATAAATGGAAAGACACTGACAATGACGAGCTCAAAGTCTTTTTTGCAGTAATGTTACTGCAAGGTATTGTGCAGAAACCTGAGCTGGAGATGTTTTGGTCAACAAGGCCTCTTTTGGATACACCTTATCTCAGGCAAATTATGACTGGTGAaagatttttacttttgtttcggTGCCTGCATTTTGTCAACAATTCTTCTATATCTGCTGGTCAATCAAAAGCCCAGATTTCATTGCAGAAGATCAAACCTGTGTTCGACTTTCTTGTAAATAAATTTTCAACTGTATATACTCCAAACAGAAACATTGCAGTTGATGAATCACTGATGCTGTTCAAGGGGCCATTAGCTATGAAGCAGTACCTCCCGACAAAACGAGTACGATTTGGTCTGAAGCTATATGTACTTTGTGAAAGTCAGTCTGGTTATGTGTGGAATGCGCTTGTTCACACAGGGCCCGGCATGAATTTGAAAGATTCAGCCGATGGCCTGAAATCATCACGCATTGTTCTTACCTTGGTCAATGACCTTCTTGGCCAAGGGTATTGTGTCTTCCTCGATAACTTTAATATATCTCCCATGCTTTTCAGAGAATTACATCAAAATAGGACTGATGCAGTTGGGACAGCTCGTTTGAACAGAAAACAGATTCCAAATGATCTGAAAAAAAGGATTGCAAAGGGGACGACTGTAGCCAGATTCTGTGGTGAACTTATGGCACTGAAATGGTGTGACGGGAAGGAGGTGACAATGTTGTCAACATTCCACAATGATACTGTGATTGAAGTAAAcaatagaaatggaaagaaaactaaaaggcCACGTGTCATTGTGGATTATAACGAGAATATGGGAGCAGTGGACTCGGCTGATCAAATGCTTACTTCTTATCCATCTGAGCGCAAAAGACACAAGGTTTGGTATAAGAAATTCTTTCACCATCTTCTACACATTACAGTGCTGAACTCCTACATCCTGTTCAAGAAGGATAATCCTGAGCACACGATGAGCCATATAAACTTCAGACTGGCATTGATTGAAAGAATGCTGGAAAAGCATCACAAGCCAGGGCAGCAACATCTTCGAGGTCGTCCGTGCTCTGATGATGTCACACCTCTTCGTCTGTCTGGAAGACATTTCCCCAAGAGCATACCAGCAACGTCCGGGAAACAGAATCCAACTGGTCGCTGCAAAATTTGCTGCTCCCAATACGACAAGGATGGCAAGAAGATCCGGAAAGAAACACGCTATTTTTGTGCCGAATGTGATGTTCCGCTTTGTGTTGTTCCGTGCTTTGAAATTTACCACacgaaaaaaaattattaa